Proteins encoded in a region of the Panicum hallii strain FIL2 chromosome 3, PHallii_v3.1, whole genome shotgun sequence genome:
- the LOC112884846 gene encoding cation/H(+) antiporter 19-like produces the protein MAKVASHGAFQGESPLDYALPLIILQICLVVVVTRSLAYLLRPLRQPRVIAEIIGGILLGPSALGRSTKFLHTVFPPESMTVLDTLANIGLLFFLFLVGLELDLSAIRRTGRKALAISLSGIALPFALGIGTSFAFRATIVKDAPHAPFLVFMGVALSITAFPVLARILTELKLLTTDLGRMALSAAAVDDVMAWILLALAIALSGSASPIISLWVLLTAAGFVIGAFVLLKPVLAWMAHRCREGEPIKELYVCATLAIVLAGGFLTDVIGIHALFGGFVVGVVIPKEGPFAGMLIEKVEDLVSGLFLPLYFVSSGLKTNVATIRGAKSWGLLVLVIANACIGKIGGAVATSLLVKIPVREAVTLGFLMNTKGLVELVVLNIGRDRKVLNDEAFAIMVLMALFTTFITTPIVMAVYKPARPSVPYKRRTVECAPGDADGELRVLACFHSSRNIPTLLNLVEASRGTGHRRLVMYAMHLVELSERSSSITMVQRARRNGVPFFNSADREGQLVVAFEAFQQLSSVRVRAMTAISDLETIHRDVIDSAAGKRAAIVVMPYHKALQQDGSFQSLGSAYHAVNKRVLREAPCSVAILVDRGLGGPAQVSAQNVSFSVAMLFFGGPDDREALAYATRMAEHPGVAVTLARCRPNRPHSDEESADDEAAIEAFKSKVGAVKDGSVHFEEREACAKEVVLETIHSLTKFNVFVVGRMPPTEPLVERPDELGPVGSYLVSPEFRTSASVLVIKRYDPATNPKSKRFDPKARPPAATEEDVLDEAEMGRSAVVPVPWSPVSDCAGHGVR, from the exons ATGGCGAAGGTGGCGTCGCACGGGGCGTTCCAGGGGGAGAGCCCGCTGGACTACGCGCTGCCGCTCATCATCCTCCAGATctgcctcgtcgtcgtcgtcacccGCAGCCTCGCCTACCTACTCCGCCCGCTCCGGCAGCCCCGCGTCATCGCCGAGATCATC GGAGGGATCCTGCTTGGCCCGTCGGCGCTTGGCCGGAGCACCAAGTTCCTGCACACCGTCTTCCCGCCGGAGAGCATGACGGTGCTGGACACGCTGGCCAACATCGGcctgctcttcttcctcttcctcgtcGGCCTGGAGCTCGACCTCTCCGCCATCCGCCGCACCGGGAGGAAGGCCCTCGCCATCTCCCTCTCCGGCATCGCGCTCCCGTTCGCGCTCGGCATCGGCACGTCCTTCGCCTTCCGCGCCACCATCGTCAAGGACGCCCCGCACGCGCCGTTCCTCGTCTTCATGGGCGTCGCGCTCTCCATCACCGCCTTCCCGGTGCTCGCCCGCATCCTCACCGAGCTCAAGCTCCTCACCACGGACCTTGGCCGCATGGCGCTGTCCGCCGCCGCGGTCGACGACGTCATGGCGTGGATCCTCCTCGCGCTCGCCATCGCGCTCTCGGGCTCCGCCTCGCCGATCATCTCGCTCTGGGtgctcctcaccgccgccgGCTTCGTCATCGGCGCGTTCGTGCTTCTAAAGCCGGTGCTGGCGTGGATGGCGCACCGGTGCCGCGAGGGCGAGCCCATCAAGGAGCTGTACGTCTGCGCCACGCTCGCCATTGTCCTCGCCGGCGGCTTCCTCACCGACGTCATCGGCATCCACGCGCTGTTCGGTGGGTTCGTCGTCGGCGTCGTCATCCCCAAGGAGGGGCCATTCGCCGGCATGCTCATCGAGAAGGTGGAGGACCTCGTCTCGGGGCTCTTCCTCCCTCTCTACTTCGTCTCGAGCGGCCTCAAGACCAACGTGGCGACCATCCGTGGAGCCAAGTCCTGGGGCTTGCTCGTGCTCGTCATCGCGAACGCGTGCATTGGCAAGATCGGCGGCGCGGTGGCCACGTCACTGCTCGTCAAGATCCCTGTCCGGGAGGCTGTCACGCTCGGCTTCTTGATGAACACTAAGGGTCTCGTCGAGCTCGTCGTCCTCAACATCGGCAGGGACCGCAAGGTTCTCAACGACGAGGCCTTCGCCATCATGGTGCTCATGGCGCTCTTCACCACTTTCATCACGACACCCATCGTCATGGCCGTCTACAAGCCAGCGCGGCCGTCGGTGCCCTACAAGCGTCGCACCGTGGAGTGCGCGCCCGGCGACGCAGACGGCGAGCTGCGCGTCCTCGCCTGCTTCCACTCCAGCCGCAACATCCCGACGCTGCTCAACCTCGTGGAGGCGTCGCGGGGCACGGGGCACCGCCGCCTCGTCATGTACGCCATGCACCTCGTGGAGCTCTCGGAGCGGTCGTCGTCGATCACTATGGTCCAGCGCGCCCGCCGCAACGGCGTGCCGTTCTTCAACAGCGCCGACCGCGAGGGGCAGCTGGTGGTGGCGTTCGAGGCGTTCCAGCAGCTGAGCTCCGTGCGGGTGCGTGCCATGACGGCCATCTCAGACCTGGAGACCATCCACCGGGACGTCATCGACAGCGCCGCCGGCAAGCGCGCCGCCATCGTCGTCATGCCGTACCACAAGGCGCTCCAGCAGGACGGCTCCTTCCAGTCGCTGGGCTCGGCGTACCACGCCGTCAACAAGCGCGTGCTCCGCGAGGCGCCCTGCTCCGTGGCCATCCTCGTCGACCGCGGCCTCGGCGGCCCCGCGCAGGTGTCCGCCCAGAACGTGTCCTTCTCCGTCGCGATGCTCTTCTTCGGCGGGCCCGACGACCGCGAGGCGCTCGCCTACGCCACGCGCATGGCGGAGCACCCGGGTGTCGCCGTCACGCTGGCAAGGTGCCGGCCGAACCGTCCGCACTCCGACGAGGAGAGCGCCGACGACGAGGCTGCGATCGAGGCCTTCAAGTCCAAGGTCGGCGCCGTGAAGGATGGGTCCGTGCACTTCGAGGAGCGCGAGGCGTGCGCCAAGGAGGTGGTGCTGGAGACCATCCACTCGCTGACCAAGTTCAACGTGTTCGTGGTGGGGCGGATGCCGCCGACGGAGCCGCTGGTGGAGAGACCCGACGAGCTGGGCCCCGTGGGGAGCTACCTGGTGTCGCCGGAGTTCAGGACGTCGGCGTCGGTGCTGGTCATCAAGAGGTACGACCCGGCGACGAACCCGAAGAGCAAGAGGTTCGACCCGAAGGCGAGGCCGCCGGCCGCGACGGAGGAGGACGTGCTGGACGAGGCGGAGATGGGCAGATCCGCCGTGGTACCAGTGCCGTGGTCGCCGGTGAGCGACTGTGCTGGCCATGGTGTTCGTTGA
- the LOC112884845 gene encoding cation/H(+) antiporter 19-like, protein MASNATAAAAAKCPGPMKATSQGAFQGENPLDYALPLAILQICLVVVVTRGLAYLLRPLRQPRVIAEIIGGILLGPSALGRSHKFLHAVFPPQSMTVLDTLANLGLLFFLFLVGLELDISAIRRTGKKALAIALAGISAPFALGIGTSFAFRATIVKGAPQGPFLVFMGVALSITAFPVLARILAELKLLTTDLGRMAMSAAAVNDVAAWILLALAIALSGSGSPIISLWVLLTAAGFVIAICLFLRPVLAWMARRSPEGEPVKEVYICATLAIVLAAGFVTDTIGIHALFGAFMVGIVVPKDGPFAGVLIEKVEDLISGLFLPLYFVSSGLKTDVATIKGAKSWGLLVLVIANACLGKIGGTVITSLFVKIPVREAVTLGFLMNTKGLVELIVLNIGRDRKVLNDEAFAILVLMALFTTFITTPIVMAIYKPARKTVPYKRRTVECSPGDADGELRVLACFHTNRHIPTLLNLVEASRGTGRRRLTMYAMHLVELSERSSAISLVQRARRDGMPFFNSKEQRTEQMVVAFEAFQQLSSVRVRPMTAISDLDTIHRDVIDSAADKRAAIVIMPYHKALHHDGSFQSLGSPYHAINKRVLREAPCSVAILVDRGLGGHAQVSAKNVSFSVAALFFGGPDDREALAYATRMAEHPGVAVTLARFQPSRLQSGEEDAADEAAVEAFKAKVGAVKDGSVRFEEPEAYTREQVLETIESLSGFNVFVVGRMPPTAPLVERPDELGPVGSYLVSPGFRTSASVLVVKRYDPATNPKSKRFDPKARPPAATELDALDEEMGSAAVVPVTQSPMSEIA, encoded by the exons atggcgtccaacgcgacggcggcggcagcggccaaGTGCCCGGGCCCGATGAAGGCGACCTCGCAGGGGGCGTTCCAGGGGGAGAACCCGCTGGACTACGCGCTGCCGCTCGCCATCCTGCAGATctgcctcgtcgtcgtcgtcacccGCGGCCTCGCCTACCTGCTCCGCCCGCTCCGCCAGCCCCGCGTCATCGCCGAGATCATC GGAGGAATTCTGCTGGGCCCGTCGGCGCTGGGCCGCAGCCACAAGTTCTTGCACGCCGTGTTCCCACCCCAGAGCATGACGGTGCTGGACACGCTGGCCAACCTCGGCCTGCTtttcttcctgttcctcgtcggCCTCGAGCTCGACATCTCTGCCATCCGCCGCACTGGCAAGAAGGCCCTCGCCATCGCGCTTGCTGGCATCTCTGCCCCGTTCGCCCTCGGCATCGGCACATCCTTTGCGTTCCGTGCCACCATTGTTAAGGGCGCGCCACAGGGGCCCTTCCTTGTCTTCATGGGCGTCGCGCTCTCCATCACCGCGTTCCCGGTTCTGGCCCGTATCCTGGCCGAGCTGAAGCTTCTGACCACTGACCTTGGTCGCATGGCCATGTCCGCTGCAGCCGTCAACGATGTTGCTGCCTGGATCCTGCTGGCACTTGCCATTGCCCTCTCCGGTTCTGGCTCGCCGATCATTTCGCTCTGGGTGCTGCTCACCGCCGCTGGCTTCGTCATTGCCATCTGCTTGTTCCTCCGCCCGGTGCTGGCCTGGATGGCTCGCCGGTCACCCGAGGGCGAGCCGGTCAAGGAGGTTTACATCTGCGCCACCCTCGCCATTGTCCTAGCTGCTGGTTTTGTCACCGACACCATCGGCATCCATGCTCTGTTTGGTGCCTTCATGGTTGGCATCGTCGTCCCCAAGGACGGGCCTTTTGCCGGCGTGCTCATCGAGAAGGTGGAGGACCTCATCTCAGGTCTCTTCCTCCCGCTTTACTTCGTCTCCAGTGGCCTCAAGACGGATGTGGCCACTATCAAAGGCGCCAAGTCATGGGGCTTGCTCGTGCTCGTCATTGCAAACGCATGCCTTGGCAAGATTGGTGGCACGGTGATCACGTCTCTGTTCGTCAAGATCCCTGTCCGGGAGGCGGTCACCCTCGGATTCCTCATGAACACCAAGGGGCTCGTCGAGCTCATCGTCCTCAACATCGGCCGGGACCGCAAGGTGCTCAACGACGAGGCGTTCGCCATCCTGGTGCTCATGGCGCTGTTCACCACCTTCATCACGACGCCCATCGTGATGGCCATCTACAAGCCGGCGCGGAAGACGGTGCCGTACAAGCGCCGCACCGTGGAGTGCTCGCCCGGGGACGCCGACGGCGAGCTGCGCGTGCTGGCCTGCTTCCACACCAACCGCCACATCCCGACGCTGCTCAACCTGGTGGAGGCGTCGCGAGGCACCGGGCGGCGCCGCCTCACCATGTACGCGATGCACCTGGTGGAGCTCTCGGAGCGGTCGTCGGCCATCAGCCTGGtgcagcgcgcgcggcgcgacggcATGCCCTTCTTCAACAGCAAGGAGCAGCGGACGGAGCAGATGGTGGTGGCGTTCGAGGCGTTCCAGCAGCTGAGCTCCGTGAGGGTGCGGCCCATGACGGCGATCTCGGACCTCGACACCATCCACCGCGACGTCATCGACAGCGCTGCCGACAAGCGCGCGGCCATCGTCATCATGCCGTACCACAAGGCGCTCCACCACGACGGCTCCTTCCAGTCGCTGGGCTCCCCGTACCACGCCATCAACAAGCGCGTGCTCCGCGAGGCGCCCTGCTCCGTGGCCATCCTCGTCGACCGCGGCCTCGGCGGCCACGCGCAGGTGTCAGCCAAGAACGTCTCCTTCTCCGTCGCCGCGCTCTTCTTCGGCGGGCCGGACGACCGCGAGGCGCTCGCATACGCGACGCGCATGGCCGAGCACCCGGGCGTTGCCGTCACGCTCGCGAGGTTCCAGCCGAGCCGGCTGCAGTCGGGGGAGGAGGACGCGGCCgacgaggcggcggtggaggcgttCAAGGCCAAGGTGGGCGCCGTGAAGGACGGGTCGGTGCGGTTCGAGGAGCCCGAGGCGTACACGAGGGAGCAGGTGCTGGAGACCATCGAGTCGCTGTCCGGCTTCAACGTGTTCGTGGTGGGGCGGATGCCGCCGACGGCGCCGCTGGTGGAGAGGCCCGACGAGCTGGGCCCCGTGGGGAGCTACCTGGTGTCCCCGGGGTTCAGGACGTCGGCGTCCGTGCTGGTCGTCAAGAGGTACGACCCGGCGACGAACCCGAAGAGCAAGCGGTTCGACCCCAAGGCGAGGCCGCCGGCCGCGACGGAGTTGGACGCGCTGGACGAGGAGATGGGCAGCGCCGCCGTGGTGCCCGTGACGCAGTCGCCCATGAGCGAGATCGCGTGA